The following are from one region of the Mannheimia granulomatis genome:
- the asnS gene encoding asparagine--tRNA ligase, giving the protein MSKFPTVSEVLYGKVAVGEEVAVRGWVRTRRDSKAGLSFLSVYDGSCFDPIQAIINNDLPNYNSEVLRLTAGCSVVVRGKVVESPAEGQAVELQASAVEVVGWVEDPDTYPMAAKRHSIEYLREVAHLRPRTNLIGAVARVRHCLAQAIHRFFHEQGFYWVATPLITASDTEGAGEMFRVSTLDLENLPRTETGKVDFNQDFFGKESFLTVSGQLNAETYACALSKVYTFGPTFRAENSNTTRHLAEFWMMEPEVAFADLNDNAKLAEDMLKYVFRAVLEERKDDMEFFTKHVDKDAISRLENFINSPFAQVDYTDAIEILLQSGKEFEFPVSWGIDLSSEHERFLAEEHFKSPVVVKNYPKDIKAFYMRLNDDGKTVAAMDVLAPGIGEIIGGSQREERLDVLDKRMVEMGLNPEDYWWYRDLRKYGTVPHSGFGLGFERLIVYVTGLQNIRDVIPFPRAPRNANF; this is encoded by the coding sequence ATGTCTAAATTCCCAACAGTTTCTGAGGTCCTTTACGGCAAAGTTGCCGTAGGCGAAGAAGTTGCCGTACGTGGCTGGGTACGTACCCGTCGCGATTCAAAAGCAGGTTTATCATTTTTAAGCGTGTACGACGGTTCTTGTTTTGACCCAATTCAAGCCATTATTAATAACGATTTACCAAATTATAATAGTGAAGTTTTACGTCTAACGGCCGGCTGTTCTGTTGTCGTAAGAGGTAAAGTAGTAGAATCACCGGCAGAAGGGCAAGCCGTAGAATTACAAGCATCTGCAGTTGAAGTGGTTGGTTGGGTTGAAGATCCTGATACGTACCCAATGGCAGCAAAACGCCATTCTATCGAATATCTGCGTGAAGTTGCCCACTTACGCCCTCGCACAAACTTAATTGGTGCGGTAGCTCGTGTTCGCCACTGTTTAGCTCAAGCGATTCACCGTTTCTTCCACGAACAAGGCTTCTATTGGGTGGCTACGCCTTTGATTACTGCATCGGATACGGAAGGTGCGGGTGAAATGTTCCGTGTTTCTACCTTAGATTTAGAAAACCTACCTCGTACTGAGACCGGCAAGGTGGATTTTAACCAAGATTTCTTTGGTAAAGAGTCATTCTTAACTGTATCGGGGCAGCTAAATGCCGAAACCTATGCTTGCGCATTAAGTAAAGTTTATACCTTTGGTCCGACTTTCCGTGCAGAAAATTCAAACACTACTCGCCACTTAGCCGAATTCTGGATGATGGAGCCTGAAGTGGCATTTGCAGACTTAAACGACAACGCTAAATTAGCGGAAGATATGTTGAAATACGTTTTCCGCGCAGTGCTTGAAGAACGCAAAGATGATATGGAATTCTTTACCAAACACGTTGATAAAGACGCAATCAGCCGTTTAGAAAACTTTATTAACTCACCGTTCGCTCAAGTGGATTATACCGATGCCATTGAGATTTTATTACAATCCGGCAAAGAGTTTGAATTCCCTGTATCTTGGGGGATTGACCTTTCTTCCGAACACGAGCGTTTCTTAGCAGAAGAACACTTTAAATCACCTGTGGTGGTAAAAAACTATCCGAAAGATATTAAAGCATTCTATATGCGTTTAAATGATGATGGTAAAACCGTTGCAGCAATGGACGTGTTAGCGCCGGGAATCGGTGAAATTATCGGTGGTTCACAACGCGAAGAGCGTTTAGATGTATTAGATAAACGTATGGTTGAAATGGGCTTAAACCCTGAAGATTACTGGTGGTATCGTGATTTACGCAAATATGGTACTGTGCCGCACTCTGGTTTCGGTTTAGGTTTCGAGCGTTTAATCGTGTATGTAACAGGCTTACAAAATATTCGTGATGTAATCCCATTCCCACGTGCACCACGCAATGCAAACTTCTAA
- the epmB gene encoding EF-P beta-lysylation protein EpmB, with the protein MQPIQIKPLWLTELAQAFNNPVDLLQFIKLNPADFEQDIVARKLFPLRVPRAFAEKIEKGNPNDPLFLQAMSSQAEFIESEGFVVDPLEEQESPAPNILHKYHNRLLFMVKNSCAINCRYCFRRHFPYDEVKSGKAVWAESLEYIAQHPELDEVIFSGGDPLMAKDQELDWLITHLEQVPHIKTLRIHSRLPVVIPNRITEEFCERLAKSRLNIVLVMHINHANEIDDIFATKMKMLKQAGVVLLNQSVMLKGVNDNAQTLKALSDKLFSYGILPYYLHLFDKVAGASHFYLVDEKAIEIYRELQKITSGYLVPKLAREIAKEPNKTLKS; encoded by the coding sequence ATGCAACCTATTCAAATAAAACCTCTTTGGCTTACTGAACTTGCCCAAGCTTTCAATAATCCTGTCGATTTACTGCAATTTATTAAACTTAATCCAGCAGATTTTGAGCAAGATATTGTTGCTCGAAAACTATTTCCTTTGCGAGTGCCAAGAGCCTTTGCGGAAAAAATTGAAAAAGGTAATCCGAACGATCCGCTCTTTTTGCAAGCGATGTCATCACAGGCTGAATTTATTGAGTCAGAGGGTTTTGTTGTCGATCCGTTGGAAGAGCAGGAAAGTCCTGCTCCGAATATTTTGCATAAATACCATAACCGCTTGTTATTTATGGTAAAAAACAGCTGTGCGATTAACTGCCGCTACTGTTTTCGCCGACATTTTCCGTATGATGAAGTGAAAAGTGGTAAAGCTGTTTGGGCGGAAAGTTTGGAATATATTGCACAGCACCCAGAGTTGGATGAGGTGATTTTTTCCGGTGGCGATCCTTTAATGGCTAAAGATCAAGAGTTGGATTGGTTGATTACACATTTAGAACAAGTTCCGCATATCAAAACTCTACGGATTCATTCTCGACTACCGGTTGTGATTCCAAACCGTATTACCGAAGAATTTTGTGAGCGATTAGCAAAATCAAGGCTAAATATAGTTTTGGTTATGCATATTAACCATGCCAATGAGATTGACGATATTTTTGCGACAAAAATGAAAATGCTAAAACAAGCAGGTGTAGTATTACTGAATCAATCGGTTATGCTAAAAGGGGTGAATGATAACGCCCAAACCTTAAAAGCCTTGAGCGATAAGCTGTTTAGCTACGGTATTTTACCGTATTATCTGCACCTTTTTGATAAAGTAGCGGGAGCCAGTCATTTTTATCTTGTAGATGAAAAGGCGATTGAAATTTACCGAGAGTTACAAAAAATCACCTCCGGCTATCTTGTGCCGAAATTGGCTCGAGAAATCGCAAAAGAGCCCAATAAAACCTTAAAAAGCTAA
- the efp gene encoding elongation factor P → MANYSTNDFKKGLKFIQDGEPCVIVENEFVKPGKGQAFTRTKIRKLISGKVLEINFKSGSTVEAADVVDSNYNYSYNDGDFWYFMHPETFEQISVDEKALGDNVKWLVDNAECIVTLWNGSAIAVTPPNFVELEIVETDPGLKGDTAGTGGKPATLSTGAVVNVPLFVQIGEVIRVDTRSGEYVSRVK, encoded by the coding sequence ATGGCTAATTACAGCACTAACGACTTTAAAAAAGGTTTAAAATTTATCCAAGATGGTGAACCTTGTGTTATCGTTGAAAACGAATTCGTAAAACCGGGGAAAGGCCAAGCATTTACCCGTACTAAAATCCGTAAATTAATTTCCGGTAAAGTATTAGAAATCAACTTTAAATCAGGCTCAACTGTTGAAGCTGCTGATGTTGTTGATTCTAACTACAACTACTCTTACAACGATGGTGATTTCTGGTACTTTATGCACCCTGAAACGTTTGAACAAATCTCTGTAGATGAAAAAGCATTAGGCGATAACGTAAAATGGTTGGTTGATAACGCTGAATGTATCGTCACGTTATGGAACGGCTCTGCAATCGCGGTAACGCCACCAAACTTCGTTGAACTTGAGATCGTTGAAACCGATCCGGGCTTAAAAGGCGACACTGCAGGTACCGGCGGCAAACCGGCCACATTAAGCACCGGTGCGGTAGTAAACGTGCCATTATTCGTTCAAATCGGTGAAGTTATCCGTGTGGATACTCGTTCAGGCGAATATGTTTCACGTGTGAAATAA
- a CDS encoding LysR family transcriptional regulator, with the protein MQNLNDLRAFVLVAQTQSFTKAGALLGVSASALSHTIKNLEVRLKTTLLNRTTRSISTTEAGEQLYRQLLPLLGDIEQCVNDLSRFRDTLQGRLRINANDHAFIFALWDKFQHFMSQYPEVELELISDHKFTDIVAEGFDAGIRLGSDVAKDMIAVPISTDMKMCVVGSPDYFARYGMPQTPAELVEHHCIRFRLPTSGGIMDWEFKMADSKIYKIQPYSHLIVSSSQLMKHACLNGQGLNWMPQDSVAQEISDGRLVEVLSDYSISYEGYHLYYPNRRQGSPLFRALVDILKG; encoded by the coding sequence ATGCAAAACCTCAACGATCTGCGTGCTTTTGTGCTGGTGGCTCAAACCCAGAGTTTTACCAAAGCGGGGGCGTTGCTCGGCGTGTCGGCATCGGCATTAAGCCATACGATTAAAAATCTGGAAGTGCGGCTGAAAACGACCCTGCTAAACCGTACAACCCGCAGTATTTCCACCACCGAAGCGGGTGAGCAGCTTTACCGCCAGTTATTGCCGTTGCTGGGCGATATTGAACAGTGCGTGAACGATTTAAGCCGCTTTCGGGATACATTGCAGGGGCGGCTGAGAATTAATGCGAATGATCACGCTTTTATTTTTGCCTTGTGGGATAAGTTCCAACATTTTATGAGCCAGTATCCTGAAGTAGAATTGGAATTAATTAGCGATCATAAATTTACTGATATTGTTGCTGAAGGATTTGATGCAGGTATCCGATTAGGTAGTGATGTGGCAAAAGACATGATTGCAGTGCCAATTTCGACTGATATGAAGATGTGTGTGGTAGGTTCGCCCGACTATTTTGCTCGATATGGAATGCCACAAACACCTGCTGAGTTGGTTGAGCATCATTGCATTCGTTTTCGTTTGCCAACATCAGGGGGTATTATGGATTGGGAATTTAAAATGGCGGATAGCAAAATCTATAAAATCCAACCATATAGTCATTTAATTGTCAGCAGTAGCCAATTGATGAAACATGCTTGTCTTAACGGACAAGGATTAAATTGGATGCCACAAGATAGCGTTGCTCAAGAAATTTCTGATGGGAGGTTGGTGGAAGTACTTAGTGATTATTCCATCAGCTATGAGGGATATCATCTTTACTATCCAAACCGCAGACAAGGTTCCCCGCTGTTTCGGGCGCTGGTAGATATTTTAAAAGGGTAG
- the tnpA gene encoding IS200/IS605 family transposase: protein MSYTRLIYHIVFRTKYGTPTISEQHETSLYRYINGYVSSRKAKLYQINGMPDHLHLLVGLPPTIAVSDFVQQLKNATHLFIEQSHALFPDFFAWSKGYCALTYNEQEKAKIANYIKHQKSHHKQLGFVDEIKQLMVENGLYVDEAYFSRNL, encoded by the coding sequence ATGAGCTATACACGTTTAATCTATCACATCGTATTTAGAACAAAATACGGTACGCCAACGATTTCAGAACAACACGAAACCAGCCTTTATCGTTATATAAACGGCTATGTATCATCAAGAAAAGCGAAGTTATATCAAATTAACGGAATGCCCGATCATCTTCATCTTTTAGTTGGGCTACCGCCAACCATTGCCGTGTCCGACTTTGTCCAGCAGCTTAAAAATGCAACGCATCTTTTTATAGAACAGAGCCACGCACTCTTTCCCGATTTCTTTGCTTGGTCGAAAGGCTATTGTGCTTTGACTTACAACGAACAAGAAAAAGCCAAGATTGCCAACTATATTAAGCACCAAAAATCTCACCACAAACAGCTCGGCTTTGTAGATGAAATAAAACAACTTATGGTCGAAAACGGGCTATATGTTGACGAAGCTTATTTCTCTCGAAACTTATAA
- a CDS encoding carboxylesterase/lipase family protein: MFKRFSVSLLTLTLLSSVAQAEIQAGAEVAVVQSTQGKIQGYIQDGIYTYKGIPYATAERFKAPQKVAKWDDTRLAMKYGNICPQLGNNPMDTALFSGGKFTQSEDCQNLNIWTPALDNKKRAVMVWIHGGGFQAGSSMESDTYHGENLARSQDVVVVSVNHRLNVMGFLNLSAYSEEYKDSANVGMMDLVAALEWVKENIAQFGGDPNNVTIFGESGGGAKSLVLMASPSAQGVFNKAIVQSGAVERSGMTNTTKAESRKVAEYTLKNLGLTAQEVDKLKTIPYKELEAASRQALQQTADELKIPAVLGNKYGLLWTPVSGTAFLPHEAVGEKYPEIAKNIPLLIGSNLTEWMSFPLQLDLAKTQSDNRNTWTDEQIQQKLTARFGDKTADIIEAFKQAYPNRNLADALYVDTFLRVPALKTARLKAAQPAPVYNYLFTWDTPLFGSVPMSYHTAEIPFVMNAIDKAQHATGGGEQAKKLAQTMSTAWANFAKTGNPNGGDLPQWDAYTPQNGTTMIFDNDVKQVHHHDDKLLKLLSPNGKL; the protein is encoded by the coding sequence ATGTTCAAACGTTTTTCTGTCAGCTTACTCACCCTCACGCTTCTTTCGTCTGTTGCTCAGGCTGAAATTCAAGCCGGTGCGGAAGTTGCCGTTGTGCAAAGCACGCAGGGCAAGATTCAAGGTTATATCCAAGACGGCATTTATACCTACAAAGGCATTCCCTACGCCACTGCGGAACGCTTTAAAGCACCACAAAAAGTGGCGAAATGGGACGATACTCGCCTTGCGATGAAATACGGCAATATCTGCCCACAACTCGGCAATAACCCAATGGATACCGCACTTTTCTCGGGCGGAAAATTCACCCAAAGTGAAGATTGCCAAAACCTAAATATCTGGACACCGGCGTTAGACAATAAAAAACGGGCGGTCATGGTGTGGATTCACGGTGGGGGCTTCCAAGCCGGTAGCTCAATGGAGAGCGACACCTATCACGGCGAAAACCTCGCCCGCAGCCAAGATGTTGTGGTGGTGTCGGTCAATCATCGCTTAAATGTAATGGGCTTTTTGAATTTATCCGCTTACAGTGAAGAGTATAAAGATTCCGCCAATGTGGGCATGATGGATCTGGTTGCCGCTCTTGAATGGGTGAAAGAGAATATCGCCCAATTCGGCGGCGATCCGAATAATGTCACCATTTTTGGGGAGAGCGGCGGTGGTGCAAAATCATTAGTATTAATGGCAAGCCCATCGGCACAAGGGGTGTTTAATAAAGCGATTGTGCAAAGCGGTGCGGTAGAACGCAGTGGAATGACCAACACCACTAAGGCAGAAAGCCGTAAAGTGGCGGAATATACCTTGAAAAATCTCGGTTTAACCGCACAGGAGGTCGATAAACTCAAAACCATTCCTTATAAGGAATTAGAAGCAGCCAGCCGTCAAGCCCTGCAACAAACCGCCGATGAGCTGAAAATTCCGGCCGTGTTAGGCAATAAATACGGTTTACTGTGGACGCCTGTTTCCGGCACAGCCTTTTTACCACACGAGGCAGTGGGCGAAAAATACCCTGAAATCGCCAAAAACATTCCGCTGCTGATCGGTTCTAATTTAACCGAATGGATGAGCTTCCCGCTGCAACTGGATTTAGCGAAAACCCAAAGCGATAACCGCAACACGTGGACGGACGAACAGATACAGCAGAAACTCACCGCTCGCTTTGGCGACAAAACGGCAGACATTATCGAAGCATTCAAACAGGCGTACCCAAATCGCAACCTCGCCGATGCGTTGTATGTTGATACTTTCTTGCGTGTGCCGGCGCTTAAAACCGCACGCCTGAAAGCCGCCCAACCTGCACCGGTGTATAACTATCTGTTCACGTGGGATACCCCACTGTTTGGCAGCGTGCCGATGAGCTACCATACGGCTGAAATTCCGTTTGTGATGAATGCGATTGACAAAGCCCAACACGCCACAGGCGGCGGTGAGCAGGCGAAAAAATTGGCTCAAACAATGAGTACGGCGTGGGCGAACTTCGCCAAAACCGGCAACCCGAACGGCGGCGATTTACCGCAATGGGACGCTTACACACCGCAAAATGGGACAACGATGATTTTCGATAACGACGTCAAACAAGTTCATCATCACGATGACAAACTGCTGAAACTCCTCTCCCCGAACGGCAAGCTCTAA
- a CDS encoding NAD(P)H-dependent oxidoreductase gives MKNILIINGHQPYPFSEGKLTQSLIDVASETLLAKGYAVKHSNVVEYDVADELEKHQWADAVILQFPSNWMTIPWSCKKYMDDVFTAGMMGVLCDTDGRSSQNPKANYGTGGKMKGKKYLLSVTFNAPKEAFDNPQEYLFQGKGLDDLLFPIHCNYRFFAMEALPSFACYDVVKNPTIEQDLMAFAEHLCCYL, from the coding sequence ATGAAAAATATCTTAATCATCAACGGTCATCAGCCCTATCCATTTTCAGAGGGCAAACTCACACAATCGCTGATTGACGTTGCCAGCGAAACCTTACTGGCAAAAGGCTATGCGGTAAAACATTCTAATGTGGTGGAGTATGATGTAGCAGACGAATTGGAAAAACATCAGTGGGCAGATGCTGTGATTTTGCAGTTTCCAAGTAACTGGATGACAATCCCGTGGTCGTGCAAAAAATATATGGACGATGTATTCACTGCCGGTATGATGGGCGTGCTGTGCGACACAGACGGGCGTTCTTCGCAAAATCCGAAAGCCAATTACGGCACGGGTGGCAAAATGAAAGGCAAAAAATACCTGCTCTCCGTGACGTTCAATGCCCCGAAAGAGGCCTTTGATAATCCGCAGGAATACCTCTTTCAAGGCAAAGGCTTGGACGATTTACTCTTCCCAATCCACTGCAACTACCGTTTCTTTGCGATGGAAGCCCTACCGAGCTTTGCTTGTTATGATGTCGTGAAAAACCCGACCATTGAACAGGATCTAATGGCATTTGCAGAACATCTGTGCTGTTATTTGTAG
- a CDS encoding LysR family transcriptional regulator: MKENLNDLRAFLLVAQTGSFTKAAAQMGVSQSALSHSIRGIEERLQIKLFHRTTRSISTTEAGEQLYQRLLPLFDEIDQEINGLSEFRNVVKGTLRINGNEHAFRYVLAEKFADFAQQYPEVELELVAEDRFVDIVAERFDAGIRLGADVAKDMIALRISPDLKMVTAASPDYLARYGTPKTPFDLTEHRCLKHRLATLGGILAWEFRDPLTKKIVKFQPQSSLTANNGFLLQKYALQGLGILWSPQDSVQAELDNGKLVPILTDWTMQYDGYHLYYPDRRQNSPLLKALVAVLRR, encoded by the coding sequence ATGAAAGAAAACCTCAACGATTTAAGAGCCTTTTTACTGGTAGCTCAAACGGGCAGTTTTACCAAAGCGGCCGCACAAATGGGGGTATCACAGTCGGCATTATCGCACAGCATTAGAGGAATTGAAGAACGGCTGCAAATTAAGCTGTTTCATCGTACTACACGCAGTATTTCTACCACTGAGGCTGGCGAGCAATTGTATCAACGGTTGTTACCACTGTTTGATGAGATAGACCAAGAAATTAATGGGCTAAGCGAGTTTCGTAATGTGGTGAAAGGTACACTACGTATTAATGGAAATGAGCATGCCTTTCGTTATGTATTAGCAGAAAAATTTGCTGATTTTGCTCAGCAATACCCTGAAGTTGAGCTGGAACTGGTGGCTGAAGATAGGTTTGTTGATATTGTTGCCGAGCGCTTTGATGCCGGTATTCGTCTCGGGGCGGATGTCGCCAAAGATATGATCGCACTACGTATTTCACCTGACTTAAAAATGGTGACTGCCGCCAGCCCTGATTATCTTGCCCGATACGGTACACCGAAAACGCCATTTGATTTAACCGAACATCGCTGTTTAAAACATCGTCTTGCAACACTTGGAGGGATTTTAGCGTGGGAGTTTCGCGATCCGCTCACTAAGAAAATTGTCAAATTCCAACCGCAGAGTAGCCTCACAGCCAACAACGGCTTTCTGCTCCAAAAATACGCTCTACAAGGATTAGGTATTCTTTGGTCACCGCAAGATAGCGTTCAAGCCGAACTCGACAACGGCAAACTTGTACCGATTTTAACCGATTGGACAATGCAGTATGACGGTTATCATCTATATTATCCCGACCGTAGGCAAAATTCACCGTTGTTGAAGGCGTTAGTAGCGGTGTTACGACGCTAG
- a CDS encoding NAD(P)H-binding protein produces the protein MKNILILGASGSLATSVIPELLKDDNVQLTLFARRPKSVAKFENTRVKVMQGDDVLDLATLTQAMRGIDAVYAGLAGNLKPMAENVVKAMDIEKVKRLVWISSMGIYGETGEDHGTILEPYRQSAAIIETSDLDYTVIRPAWFTNGSEIQYQLTHKGELFKGQSVSRKSIADFVAKILRENSEIRQSVGIAS, from the coding sequence ATGAAAAACATTCTGATTTTAGGCGCAAGCGGCAGCCTTGCCACCAGCGTTATTCCTGAGCTACTGAAAGATGACAATGTGCAATTAACACTATTTGCCCGCCGACCTAAATCAGTAGCGAAATTTGAGAATACCCGCGTGAAAGTTATGCAAGGCGATGATGTATTGGACTTAGCCACATTAACTCAAGCCATGCGAGGTATCGATGCAGTCTATGCAGGGCTTGCCGGCAACTTAAAACCGATGGCAGAAAATGTGGTCAAAGCAATGGATATAGAGAAGGTGAAACGCTTGGTGTGGATTAGCTCAATGGGCATTTACGGCGAAACCGGCGAAGATCACGGGACAATTTTGGAGCCTTATCGCCAATCGGCAGCAATCATTGAAACCAGTGATTTGGATTATACCGTTATCCGCCCTGCATGGTTTACCAACGGTTCGGAAATTCAGTATCAATTGACCCATAAAGGTGAACTATTTAAAGGACAAAGCGTGTCTCGCAAATCTATTGCTGATTTTGTCGCAAAAATTTTGCGTGAAAATAGCGAAATTCGCCAAAGTGTCGGCATTGCAAGCTAA
- a CDS encoding CPBP family intramembrane glutamic endopeptidase, protein MNYSNKSRLNLADFIVLSVLFFGYFSAVSIWGYFYAPVLDPISASSFSDEANWFTITIELCVLIVAFIYLYLRRFDFSLIPISVGKSTLPWALGLVLLGALLSDTLLYGGYWLISGENPFLGVAKVESFVSHISIGLLVFAFVNGFYEELFFMGLAFAVKPEHTQKALVLSVFVRFIFHIYQGLASAFAIVLTGVAFILLRKKVDSIVPFILAHAVFDLFGAGIIGLLLSL, encoded by the coding sequence ATGAATTATTCAAATAAATCAAGATTAAATTTAGCTGATTTTATCGTGTTATCAGTCTTGTTTTTCGGCTATTTCTCTGCGGTGTCGATATGGGGATATTTTTATGCACCTGTACTTGACCCAATTTCTGCGTCTTCATTTTCCGATGAAGCTAACTGGTTTACGATCACTATAGAATTATGTGTGTTAATTGTCGCATTTATCTACCTTTATTTAAGACGGTTTGATTTTTCTCTTATTCCGATATCAGTAGGAAAAAGTACCTTGCCTTGGGCATTAGGCTTAGTGCTCTTAGGCGCATTACTCAGTGATACTCTGCTTTACGGTGGTTATTGGCTTATCAGTGGGGAAAATCCTTTCCTAGGCGTTGCTAAAGTTGAATCGTTTGTTTCTCATATTAGTATAGGTTTACTGGTGTTTGCTTTCGTTAATGGATTTTACGAAGAGCTGTTTTTTATGGGATTGGCATTCGCGGTTAAGCCGGAACATACTCAAAAGGCGCTGGTTTTAAGTGTATTTGTACGGTTTATTTTCCATATTTACCAAGGGTTAGCTTCCGCTTTTGCCATAGTATTAACCGGTGTTGCCTTTATTTTATTGCGTAAAAAAGTCGATTCTATCGTACCGTTTATTTTAGCTCACGCTGTTTTTGACCTGTTTGGTGCGGGGATTATTGGCTTATTGTTAAGCTTATAG
- the glnS gene encoding glutamine--tRNA ligase: MSEDILTAETETRANFITHIIDEDLASGKHNNVYTRFPPEPNGYLHIGHAKSICLNFGIAQEYKGKCNLRFDDTNPVKEDVEYVDSIKQDVEWLGFKWEGEPRYASDYFDQLYTYAVELINKGLAYVCELSPDEMREYRGTLTEPGKNSPYRDRSVEENLALFEKMKNGEFEEGKACLRAKIDMASPFIVMRDPVLYRVKFASHHQTGDKWCIYPMYDFTHCISDAIERITHSICTLEFQDNRRLYDWVLENISIERPLPHQYEFSRLNLEGTLTSKRKLLKLVTDGIVDGWNDPRMPTISGLRRRGYTPASLREFCRRIGVTKQDNVVEYSALEACIREDLNENAPRAMAVINPVRVVIENFGEKEILKAPNHPNRPELGERDLPFTRELYIDEADFREEANKQYKRLVLGKEVRLRNAYVIKAERVEKDASGRISTIFCTYDPETLGKNPADGRKVKGVIHWVSAEDNKPAEFRIYDRLFTVANPGAAEDINAVLNPESLVVKHGFVEPSLVNAKAEQGYQFEREGYYCLDSKDGSADNLVFNLTVSLKESVAF; encoded by the coding sequence ATGAGCGAAGACATTTTAACGGCTGAAACAGAAACTCGAGCCAATTTTATTACCCATATTATTGATGAAGATTTAGCAAGCGGTAAGCATAATAACGTTTACACCCGTTTCCCGCCTGAGCCAAACGGCTATTTACACATTGGTCATGCAAAATCGATTTGCTTAAACTTTGGTATCGCTCAAGAGTACAAAGGCAAATGTAACTTACGTTTTGATGACACCAACCCGGTAAAAGAAGATGTGGAATATGTGGATTCCATTAAACAAGATGTGGAATGGTTGGGCTTTAAATGGGAAGGCGAACCACGCTATGCCTCAGATTACTTCGACCAACTTTATACTTACGCCGTTGAATTAATCAATAAAGGCTTAGCTTATGTATGCGAATTATCACCAGATGAAATGCGTGAATATCGCGGTACATTAACCGAACCGGGTAAAAATAGCCCTTACCGTGATCGTTCTGTTGAAGAAAACTTAGCCCTATTTGAAAAAATGAAAAATGGTGAGTTTGAAGAAGGCAAGGCTTGCTTGCGTGCTAAAATTGATATGGCATCGCCGTTTATCGTAATGCGAGATCCGGTTCTTTACCGCGTAAAATTTGCCTCGCACCACCAAACCGGCGATAAATGGTGCATTTATCCAATGTACGATTTTACCCACTGTATTTCTGATGCGATTGAGCGAATCACCCACTCTATCTGTACCTTAGAATTCCAAGATAATCGCCGTTTATATGATTGGGTATTGGAAAATATTTCAATTGAGCGCCCCTTACCGCATCAATATGAATTTTCACGACTTAATTTAGAAGGTACTTTAACTTCTAAACGTAAGCTATTGAAATTAGTGACAGATGGCATAGTGGACGGTTGGAATGACCCGCGTATGCCAACTATTTCCGGCTTACGCCGCCGTGGTTATACCCCTGCTTCATTACGTGAATTCTGCCGCCGCATTGGGGTAACGAAACAAGATAACGTGGTAGAATACTCTGCTCTAGAAGCTTGTATTCGTGAAGATTTAAACGAAAACGCACCACGTGCAATGGCAGTGATCAACCCTGTTCGTGTTGTGATTGAAAACTTTGGTGAAAAAGAAATCTTAAAAGCACCTAATCACCCAAATCGCCCTGAATTAGGTGAGCGTGATTTACCGTTTACTCGTGAACTTTATATCGATGAGGCAGACTTCCGTGAAGAAGCGAATAAACAATATAAACGCTTAGTGTTAGGTAAAGAAGTGCGTTTGCGTAATGCTTATGTGATTAAAGCAGAACGTGTGGAAAAAGATGCAAGCGGTCGAATTTCTACGATTTTTTGCACCTATGACCCTGAAACATTAGGCAAAAATCCGGCTGATGGACGTAAAGTAAAAGGGGTAATTCACTGGGTATCAGCGGAAGATAACAAACCCGCAGAATTCCGCATTTACGATCGTTTATTTACTGTTGCTAACCCAGGAGCTGCTGAAGATATTAATGCGGTACTAAACCCGGAATCTTTAGTAGTGAAACACGGTTTTGTTGAGCCGAGTTTAGTCAATGCTAAAGCAGAACAGGGCTATCAATTTGAGCGTGAAGGCTATTATTGCTTAGATAGTAAAGATGGCTCAGCCGATAACCTCGTGTTCAACTTAACAGTAAGCTTGAAGGAAAGTGTTGCTTTCTAG